One genomic segment of Rhizobium gallicum bv. gallicum R602sp includes these proteins:
- a CDS encoding phospholipase C/P1 nuclease family protein — translation MNLHAYWDGMFGAYATVDGTIQDIFKTRRDKSGRAILKVFWASDTLAAVSDPEDWAQENFDLAKRNGTALQNTRRTTPGSGHRLCERPPPAGDIAEGEGT, via the coding sequence ATGAATCTTCACGCCTATTGGGACGGGATGTTCGGTGCCTACGCCACCGTCGATGGCACGATCCAGGACATATTTAAAACTCGTCGCGACAAAAGCGGGCGCGCCATCCTCAAGGTCTTCTGGGCGTCCGACACTCTGGCGGCCGTTTCCGACCCAGAGGATTGGGCGCAAGAAAATTTCGATCTTGCCAAGCGCAACGGGACGGCCCTGCAAAACACCCGAAGGACGACACCCGGATCTGGTCATCGACTATGTGAACGACCACCGCCGGCCGGAGACATCGCTGAAGGCGAGGGCACCTGA
- a CDS encoding SCO family protein: protein MAALSGLQARAGEIDRAAASADPETELSRFFRDSDPVYAGLGSADVDRVRAYALAVVARTAPRSGIAAAREEIDAGIVAGPLAAAGRLVAALDRPSRDWLGPLAAAATRIRGRDQKVWLDQIEARIPSSVTDTATTELALAFRAVVRRNGLGAADFAQLLADAPLGFARAVEGVLDTIAAAEGPVATMPSCCCDGTSEATPKGERALAGRDPVPVGFSTCCCHAEETLPVPNKVLPASIWDVQVEDHDGEKAMLGARLLGRPAILAFFYTRCMNPLKCSRTVTILAETAKRAAAEGLAVGVFGMSYDPAWDTPARLSRYGLDRGMQFTPDVALLRATGDWDGLRMTLELAVGYGPSTVNRHRIEVLVLDANGRPVFESDGRPPEAGELLAVLKQAAAR from the coding sequence ATGGCGGCGCTTTCGGGCCTGCAGGCGCGAGCCGGCGAGATCGACCGCGCCGCGGCGAGCGCCGATCCCGAGACGGAGCTGAGCCGGTTTTTTCGCGACAGCGATCCGGTCTATGCCGGACTGGGGTCGGCAGACGTCGATCGGGTCAGGGCCTATGCACTTGCAGTGGTCGCCCGCACTGCGCCAAGATCGGGCATCGCTGCGGCGCGCGAAGAGATCGATGCCGGGATTGTGGCGGGACCGCTCGCAGCGGCTGGGCGGCTCGTCGCGGCACTCGACAGGCCGAGCCGCGACTGGCTTGGGCCGCTTGCCGCGGCCGCTACGCGTATTCGCGGACGTGACCAGAAAGTCTGGCTCGACCAGATCGAGGCCCGCATCCCCTCCAGCGTCACCGATACGGCGACGACCGAACTTGCGCTTGCCTTCCGGGCGGTGGTGCGGAGAAACGGTCTTGGCGCGGCCGATTTCGCGCAGCTCCTCGCCGATGCTCCTTTGGGATTTGCCCGCGCCGTTGAAGGCGTGCTCGATACGATCGCTGCGGCCGAGGGCCCCGTGGCGACGATGCCTTCCTGTTGTTGCGATGGGACAAGCGAAGCGACGCCGAAAGGCGAAAGGGCTTTGGCCGGACGTGACCCGGTCCCAGTCGGGTTTAGTACATGCTGCTGCCATGCAGAAGAAACTCTTCCTGTGCCGAACAAAGTTCTTCCAGCCTCGATCTGGGACGTGCAGGTGGAGGATCATGACGGCGAAAAGGCAATGCTCGGCGCGCGCTTGCTCGGGCGCCCCGCGATTCTTGCTTTCTTCTACACGCGCTGCATGAATCCATTGAAATGCTCTCGCACGGTCACGATCCTCGCCGAAACGGCAAAGCGGGCCGCGGCGGAAGGCTTGGCGGTGGGTGTCTTCGGCATGTCCTACGACCCGGCATGGGACACGCCGGCGCGGCTCAGCCGCTACGGTCTCGACCGGGGAATGCAGTTTACGCCGGATGTGGCGCTGTTGCGAGCGACCGGCGATTGGGACGGGCTACGCATGACCCTCGAGCTTGCAGTCGGCTACGGTCCGTCAACCGTCAACCGCCACCGGATCGAAGTCCTTGTCCTGGACGCCAACGGCCGTCCCGTGTTCGAAAGCGATGGCCGCCCGCCGGAAGCCGGCGAGCTCCTTGCGGTATTGAAACAGGCAGCCGCGCGCTAG
- a CDS encoding HEAT repeat domain-containing protein: MDIKDYRQEQQDHVVRAKEAGYSHTVPQDIPAKGAADSDARAQAICRLELNSRNLGERIPYLLDLLGRKTETVAVRRAALDMLTTAEFVGGAFLDFRPQVIEAMRALAEDKSPVLRQKALEYLAQENDDYARDILTEALNTPENAPVGQAKAVQLLGLDDHANAADLVRNQFEQLSPAAREEAVHLLGTDPKSVPLLSNLVKDKTVGEKLRRVTAAGLKAIDSERFAQTARDVLADRSDSATFKAAIVGMAQTMSPVHALDTVIDAAQRHTKSKTLKDAARRYFAAPRKPE; this comes from the coding sequence ATGGATATCAAGGACTATCGCCAAGAGCAGCAGGACCATGTCGTCAGGGCGAAGGAAGCCGGCTACAGCCATACCGTCCCGCAAGACATTCCGGCCAAAGGTGCGGCCGACTCCGATGCGCGCGCCCAGGCCATTTGCCGGCTCGAACTCAACTCCCGCAATCTCGGTGAACGCATCCCTTATCTGCTCGATCTGCTCGGCCGCAAGACCGAGACTGTCGCGGTACGCAGGGCCGCTCTCGACATGCTGACAACCGCGGAATTCGTCGGGGGCGCCTTTCTCGATTTTCGGCCTCAGGTGATCGAAGCAATGCGCGCGCTGGCGGAGGACAAATCGCCGGTGCTGCGCCAGAAGGCGCTCGAATATCTGGCGCAGGAGAACGACGACTACGCCCGCGACATCCTTACCGAGGCACTGAACACGCCGGAGAACGCACCTGTCGGCCAGGCAAAGGCGGTCCAGCTTCTCGGCCTCGACGACCATGCCAACGCGGCCGATCTGGTGCGCAACCAGTTCGAGCAGTTGTCGCCGGCCGCTCGCGAGGAAGCCGTTCATCTGCTCGGAACCGATCCGAAAAGCGTGCCGCTTCTGTCCAATCTGGTAAAGGACAAGACGGTCGGCGAGAAACTGCGGCGGGTGACTGCCGCCGGTCTGAAAGCGATTGACTCCGAACGGTTCGCCCAGACGGCACGCGACGTGCTGGCCGATCGCAGCGACAGCGCGACCTTCAAGGCCGCCATCGTCGGCATGGCGCAGACGATGAGCCCGGTGCACGCACTCGACACGGTCATCGATGCTGCCCAGCGGCATACGAAATCGAAGACGTTGAAAGACGCAGCACGGCGCTATTTCGCAGCGCCGCGCAAGCCGGAGTAA
- a CDS encoding tyrosinase family protein translates to MIVDVEFSSVHPNGIAYLDWTPRKLSIRLADAEGANPARVRFASRTAVELRFSEARADPMQQVLEIDLPQDGSPIGIWIAGLFGTASIQDGDSGYTISDVPGGIQLISQAAMVRVRKNANGLTDDERDRFLAAMGTLNAAGSGRFRDFRDMHVDRPASDEAHFDVGFLPWHRCYLLDLERELQAIDPSVALPYWRFDEPAPNVFTRAFMGLPNANGRLVFTAGHPLESWITDGQLGILRSMGFLPNARPSSVLSEADTLALAPFPAATQYRNFADMEGNPHGMAHTSFQGSSFIRRIPLAARDPLFFMLHCNVDRIWAKWQWLNALYDPAETEAFSPSDTGRIGHQLGDTMWPWNQVTGLPRPSTAPGGTLAASPVIVRPGPSPTVRDMLDYQGISGAEPLGFDYDDVPFDPPAGTA, encoded by the coding sequence ATGATTGTAGACGTCGAGTTTTCATCCGTACATCCGAATGGCATAGCCTATCTTGACTGGACCCCGCGCAAGCTTTCCATCCGGCTGGCCGATGCCGAGGGAGCAAATCCGGCGCGTGTGCGTTTTGCAAGCCGCACCGCGGTCGAGCTTCGCTTCTCAGAGGCGCGAGCCGATCCGATGCAGCAGGTGCTGGAGATCGACCTGCCTCAGGACGGCAGCCCGATCGGCATCTGGATCGCCGGCCTGTTTGGAACGGCAAGCATCCAGGACGGAGATAGCGGCTACACGATCTCAGATGTCCCAGGCGGCATCCAACTGATCAGCCAGGCGGCCATGGTGCGCGTTCGCAAGAACGCCAATGGGCTTACCGACGATGAACGCGACCGTTTTCTGGCGGCGATGGGTACACTCAATGCCGCCGGCAGCGGACGATTCCGCGACTTTCGCGACATGCATGTCGACCGTCCTGCTTCCGATGAGGCGCATTTTGATGTCGGTTTTCTCCCTTGGCACCGCTGCTACCTGCTCGATCTGGAGCGCGAGTTGCAGGCCATCGACCCGTCCGTGGCGCTGCCGTACTGGCGCTTCGACGAACCGGCTCCAAACGTCTTCACCAGGGCCTTCATGGGCCTTCCAAACGCCAACGGCCGCCTCGTCTTCACGGCGGGCCATCCGCTGGAGAGCTGGATCACCGACGGCCAGCTCGGCATTCTGCGCAGCATGGGTTTTTTGCCCAATGCCCGCCCGTCCTCGGTGCTGAGCGAGGCGGATACGCTTGCGCTCGCGCCGTTCCCGGCTGCCACGCAATATCGCAATTTCGCCGATATGGAAGGCAACCCGCATGGCATGGCCCATACCAGCTTTCAGGGGTCAAGCTTCATCCGGCGTATCCCGCTCGCCGCCCGCGATCCGTTGTTCTTCATGCTGCATTGCAATGTCGACCGGATCTGGGCCAAGTGGCAATGGTTGAACGCGCTTTATGATCCGGCCGAAACCGAAGCTTTCAGCCCCTCCGACACCGGACGGATTGGCCATCAGCTCGGCGACACGATGTGGCCATGGAACCAGGTCACCGGCTTGCCGCGACCTTCCACCGCGCCGGGCGGGACGCTGGCAGCCTCGCCGGTCATCGTTCGTCCTGGACCTTCGCCAACGGTGCGGGACATGCTAGACTATCAAGGAATATCGGGGGCAGAACCGTTGGGTTTCGACTATGACGATGTGCCCTTCGATCCGCCCGCCGGAACCGCGTGA
- a CDS encoding DEAD/DEAH box helicase, whose amino-acid sequence MTQSCFEAMSEAMSIRLEHRDETGKVSHAGLRKTQLAAAYAGAAHALHSQEAATIAMPTGTGKSAVMILVSALVKARRVLVIVASARLREELAEKFSEVDPFRRLEMLKSKIAPRVRRVYNRITDEAGWRALDEADVVVGLPQTLSPAYKGVCPPPSGFFDLALIDEGHHAPAETWRKLIEDLGPIPKILFSATPYRLDRRRMPGPIIHTYSARAAYKDGVFGKIVYHAVAPGEGETPDQAICRATLARFKDDRKKGLDHRYMVKASTRRRAQQLKELYEAEGARIAVVTSSYAKKTNDRAVERLRAGELDGLICVRMLGEGFDEPRLKIAALHDPDKSLPITLQFIGRFARTTEKNIGQASFLSVPEVTHVVDDLRALYRRDSIWNEIVASQADGAIIGEQAHEDYADRIRSTGRVAAREPLSEAFWEQLRPRQKADVFDCRGVQIDMSKMKTAFDRLYLHYALENEDTAILVTEKPGTPSWLVGDAIATESVHLHMAYYSKNCDLLFFHASADDVTLRDNCIRAVAGKSLPGVLFRDLARVFSGTKLLAPFNVGLRTRQYGDGAESYRSSAGRAAGDAFGAMEAVRYVRGHLAAKIDDDEILGMSESSKLWGGQNVSVQEFAKWCERLGAAIRSDSDPRGRRGYFGVPFVVPLREIPARVVAADWPLDVYSKPLTLVRVSEVSVASTRFQDSPDEVSSVPSPLSLLLDCAIEIASRPQPSDQMSLRIRWASGYTTVSYQPGARPVFRPTERKSGTGFVPTDQLLVRRGGNYEKFLDFINAQPPTLYSIDGAIIVGAEGTEPLAELPLVPSEETFVEKIWPATVDIRKERLSDEFPHRIESIQDEIARELIVDGFDVVFHDDGSGELADLITVRQIASEGLLQDTEITLWHAKYSGSDDPGRRLQDQYEVLGQAIKSGRRLTYSAVRAHIDRRHQKGGDHKFLAGDIDMMRLLLSGDAMQKYLYRIKVVQPGTSISKVSADIKQIVAAAAHLIEYGGLNRFEYIASP is encoded by the coding sequence ATGACGCAATCATGTTTTGAAGCGATGTCGGAGGCGATGTCGATCCGTCTTGAGCACCGCGACGAGACGGGAAAGGTCAGCCACGCCGGTCTGAGGAAGACGCAGTTGGCGGCGGCATATGCGGGGGCCGCGCACGCCCTTCATTCTCAAGAGGCTGCGACGATCGCCATGCCGACCGGCACGGGCAAGTCAGCGGTTATGATTCTGGTTTCGGCGCTCGTCAAGGCGCGACGTGTCCTCGTTATCGTTGCGTCCGCACGCCTTCGCGAAGAGCTCGCGGAAAAATTCAGCGAAGTCGATCCGTTTCGCAGGCTGGAGATGCTGAAGAGCAAGATCGCGCCCAGGGTGAGACGGGTCTATAATCGCATCACAGACGAGGCCGGCTGGCGGGCGCTTGATGAGGCCGATGTCGTTGTCGGGCTGCCACAAACCTTGAGCCCCGCCTACAAGGGCGTTTGCCCGCCACCGAGCGGCTTCTTCGACCTGGCTTTGATCGACGAGGGACACCATGCGCCGGCGGAAACCTGGCGCAAATTGATCGAGGATCTCGGGCCGATACCGAAGATCCTGTTTTCCGCAACACCCTACCGGCTTGATCGGCGCAGGATGCCAGGCCCGATCATTCATACCTATTCGGCGCGGGCGGCCTACAAGGACGGTGTCTTTGGAAAAATCGTCTATCACGCCGTCGCTCCAGGAGAGGGCGAGACGCCGGACCAAGCCATCTGTCGCGCCACCTTGGCCCGATTCAAGGACGACAGGAAGAAAGGTCTCGATCACCGATACATGGTGAAGGCGTCGACCAGGCGGCGCGCGCAACAATTGAAGGAACTTTACGAAGCAGAAGGCGCGCGCATTGCGGTGGTCACGAGTTCCTACGCCAAGAAGACGAATGACCGGGCAGTCGAAAGGCTAAGAGCGGGGGAGCTTGATGGTCTGATCTGCGTGCGAATGCTGGGTGAAGGTTTTGACGAGCCGAGACTCAAGATTGCCGCCCTGCACGATCCTGACAAATCCCTGCCGATCACCTTGCAGTTCATCGGTCGGTTCGCCCGAACCACTGAGAAGAACATAGGTCAGGCGAGCTTTCTTTCGGTCCCGGAAGTCACCCATGTGGTTGATGACCTAAGAGCGCTCTATCGGCGCGATTCGATCTGGAATGAGATTGTCGCCTCCCAGGCAGATGGCGCAATCATCGGTGAACAGGCGCATGAAGACTATGCGGACCGGATCCGATCGACCGGAAGGGTTGCAGCCAGAGAACCGCTGAGCGAGGCCTTTTGGGAGCAGCTTCGACCGCGGCAGAAAGCCGACGTGTTCGATTGCAGGGGTGTGCAGATCGACATGTCGAAGATGAAAACCGCATTCGACCGTCTCTACTTGCATTATGCACTCGAAAACGAAGACACGGCAATCCTGGTGACCGAGAAGCCCGGCACACCCAGCTGGCTGGTCGGCGATGCCATTGCGACAGAAAGCGTCCATCTTCACATGGCGTATTACAGCAAGAACTGTGATCTGCTTTTTTTCCATGCATCCGCCGACGATGTTACCTTGCGCGATAACTGCATCCGCGCGGTGGCAGGTAAATCATTGCCAGGCGTTCTGTTTCGCGATCTTGCCCGTGTGTTTTCGGGCACAAAGCTCCTTGCCCCCTTCAATGTCGGCTTGCGCACAAGGCAATATGGCGACGGCGCCGAGAGTTATCGCTCCTCCGCAGGCCGAGCTGCGGGAGATGCATTTGGCGCAATGGAAGCGGTTCGCTATGTGCGCGGCCATCTCGCAGCGAAAATCGACGATGATGAAATATTGGGGATGAGCGAATCGTCAAAGCTGTGGGGCGGGCAAAATGTCTCCGTGCAAGAATTCGCTAAATGGTGCGAACGGCTCGGAGCCGCCATCCGCTCCGATAGCGATCCGAGGGGCAGGCGAGGCTATTTCGGCGTGCCCTTTGTCGTTCCGCTGCGCGAAATTCCCGCGAGGGTCGTGGCCGCCGATTGGCCTCTCGATGTATATTCGAAACCGCTCACGCTCGTTCGTGTTTCCGAGGTTTCAGTTGCGTCGACTAGGTTTCAGGATTCGCCAGATGAGGTTTCGTCGGTCCCTTCTCCGCTGTCGCTCCTGCTTGATTGCGCAATCGAAATTGCGTCACGCCCGCAGCCGAGCGATCAGATGAGCCTGCGGATCCGGTGGGCAAGCGGCTATACCACGGTTAGCTATCAGCCGGGTGCGCGCCCGGTTTTTCGCCCCACAGAGCGAAAGAGCGGAACAGGGTTTGTCCCAACGGATCAGCTGCTGGTGAGGCGTGGTGGCAATTACGAAAAATTCCTGGACTTCATCAACGCGCAACCGCCAACCCTCTATTCCATTGATGGGGCAATCATTGTGGGGGCGGAAGGGACCGAGCCGCTGGCGGAATTGCCACTCGTTCCCTCTGAAGAAACCTTCGTCGAGAAAATCTGGCCCGCAACGGTCGATATCAGGAAGGAACGTTTGTCCGACGAGTTCCCGCACAGAATCGAGAGCATACAGGACGAAATCGCGCGCGAGCTCATCGTTGATGGGTTCGATGTCGTCTTTCATGACGATGGAAGCGGTGAATTGGCCGACCTGATAACAGTCCGCCAGATCGCATCGGAGGGTTTGCTACAGGATACCGAGATCACCCTTTGGCACGCCAAATACTCCGGTTCTGACGATCCCGGGCGGCGACTGCAGGATCAGTACGAGGTGCTCGGTCAAGCCATCAAGAGTGGACGTCGCCTGACCTATTCCGCGGTACGGGCGCACATCGATCGCCGCCATCAGAAGGGCGGCGACCATAAGTTTCTGGCGGGCGACATCGACATGATGCGTCTGCTTCTCTCCGGCGATGCGATGCAGAAGTATCTCTATCGCATCAAGGTCGTCCAGCCGGGAACGTCGATTTCAAAAGTGTCGGCCGACATCAAACAGATCGTTGCAGCGGCCGCACATCTGATCGAATACGGTGGATTGAACAGATTCGAGTATATAGCCAGTCCTTGA
- a CDS encoding DNA cytosine methyltransferase, producing the protein MKIEVVDLFCGVGGLSAGFRKAGISVLAGIDFDASCKYAYEKNIKAEFLPANVAELSGSDIDRLYSPGATKVLVGCAPCQPFSMYTGRYRQNETPEDTDKRWNLLREFARIIEEVQPDIVSMENVPRVAIHPAFNSFVDRLKVAGYQVTYQKVRAQNYGVPQRRTRLVLFASKFGEVKLIEPTHLDSPMTVREAIGSLPPIKAGEADTVDRLHQSRNLKETNLRRIRATREGGSWKDWDKSLQLACHRKPEGKSFRAVYGRMRWDEPSPVITTQCLGIGNGRFGHPEQDRAISIREAAILQSFPADFEFVAPGERVNQLRLARQIGNAVPVRLGEAVARSIKRHLENHVQA; encoded by the coding sequence ATGAAAATCGAAGTTGTGGATTTATTTTGTGGTGTCGGAGGGCTGAGCGCGGGTTTCCGTAAAGCTGGCATCAGCGTGCTGGCTGGCATAGACTTCGATGCTAGCTGCAAATACGCCTATGAGAAGAACATCAAAGCTGAATTCCTGCCGGCCAACGTTGCAGAATTGTCTGGTAGCGACATAGATAGGCTGTATTCTCCCGGTGCGACGAAGGTGCTAGTTGGATGCGCGCCGTGCCAGCCATTCTCAATGTATACGGGCCGATATCGGCAGAATGAGACCCCGGAAGATACCGACAAGCGATGGAATTTGCTTCGAGAATTCGCGCGGATCATTGAGGAGGTTCAACCCGATATCGTCTCGATGGAGAATGTCCCGCGTGTTGCAATCCATCCGGCGTTCAACAGCTTTGTGGATCGCTTGAAGGTAGCTGGCTATCAGGTGACCTATCAAAAAGTGCGGGCACAAAATTACGGAGTGCCGCAGAGGCGAACCAGACTGGTGCTTTTTGCATCTAAATTCGGTGAAGTGAAGCTTATCGAACCTACCCACCTAGACTCCCCGATGACCGTCAGGGAGGCAATTGGCTCTCTTCCTCCAATCAAGGCGGGCGAAGCTGATACCGTGGACCGGCTGCACCAATCCCGCAATCTCAAGGAAACGAACCTGCGGCGCATAAGGGCAACTCGCGAGGGCGGAAGCTGGAAGGATTGGGACAAAAGTCTCCAGCTCGCGTGCCACCGGAAGCCTGAAGGGAAATCGTTCAGAGCTGTTTACGGCAGAATGAGGTGGGACGAACCCTCGCCCGTCATCACGACGCAGTGCTTGGGAATTGGCAATGGACGGTTTGGTCATCCAGAGCAGGACCGCGCAATTTCGATCCGTGAAGCTGCCATCCTTCAGTCTTTTCCTGCGGACTTTGAATTTGTCGCACCGGGCGAGCGAGTGAACCAGCTCCGACTAGCGCGGCAGATAGGAAACGCGGTGCCGGTCCGATTAGGAGAGGCGGTTGCTCGCTCAATCAAACGACACCTTGAAAACCACGTGCAAGCTTAG
- a CDS encoding Z1 domain-containing protein, translated as MPIKRNGPVTTGTKQNLVEGVQSSPMSPSAVDAVMDQVVVFADQLVDTYSIQVAAGEVGSDGSGTASEEPIIGARAPRALLYGRIQSGKTVSMILTSALALDNGFRVVVVLTTDNVALVRQTASRFKDLDGPRVFAAVKEGSSYEWQGQEGELRDTVSAEGLVLVCAKNHINLPEVIRFLQQLDASNYPVLVLDDEADAATPDTTLAARSTGKANAPQYRSKMNRLVVANDRPEEAGFSLGEELPHSLYVQVTATPYVLFLQKEYADLRPSTTFLLEPGAGYTGGEVFFSQYDPDAAEDERPRNLVFVGATEAILMRRTAPPGLARSINFFVLSACALSVSKGWPTQGFKHLSHTSHKMDEHETVSGYIEAHLNLVRRRLRASVDETREFFREAYNELTRTVQECPALDDLIASARSAIRHAEVIRINSKADVPVYGPRLNFLVGGNILGRGLTIDALLTTYYIREAKTSQMDTVWQHARMFGYRQSYLDHVRIYLPHRLAARFREIHEAEEALRLTVEGENNGNTVLIRVPLASRPTRPNALEAGAVRTVQAGRDQIHPHFYAEDSDAAALVLDILRGNGVPITEADRQRRATTVPLEAINALIESVAILDDDPGLWDLETIEALLRSFSDHMQGGGTVYVREVEDTLTERGWWRGRLSGQEIALLRRVSPQAPSLALLYVGDPDEPIAWFPTVVMPQGSPTYVFTGE; from the coding sequence ATGCCAATCAAGCGTAATGGGCCCGTTACCACTGGAACGAAGCAAAATCTTGTCGAAGGAGTACAGTCCTCTCCGATGAGTCCGTCAGCCGTTGACGCGGTGATGGATCAGGTCGTGGTCTTCGCCGATCAGCTTGTTGATACCTATTCGATACAAGTTGCTGCCGGAGAGGTTGGATCGGACGGATCTGGTACAGCTTCGGAGGAGCCGATCATTGGTGCACGAGCTCCCCGAGCATTACTTTACGGTCGGATCCAGAGCGGCAAGACCGTTTCGATGATTTTGACCTCCGCGCTCGCCCTGGATAACGGGTTTCGCGTCGTTGTTGTTCTCACGACCGACAACGTCGCCCTGGTGAGGCAAACAGCAAGCCGCTTTAAAGACCTTGATGGCCCCCGTGTTTTTGCAGCGGTCAAAGAAGGGTCCTCGTATGAGTGGCAGGGCCAGGAAGGAGAGCTTCGGGACACCGTGTCGGCGGAAGGCCTAGTCCTCGTTTGCGCAAAAAACCACATCAATCTTCCTGAAGTGATCAGGTTCCTCCAGCAACTCGATGCCTCGAACTATCCGGTTCTTGTATTAGACGACGAAGCTGACGCCGCGACTCCCGATACCACTCTTGCCGCTCGCTCCACTGGGAAAGCGAACGCCCCGCAGTATAGGAGCAAAATGAATCGCCTTGTTGTCGCAAATGACCGGCCGGAAGAAGCTGGTTTCTCCCTGGGTGAAGAGCTGCCACACAGCCTTTATGTTCAGGTGACTGCAACACCTTACGTTCTCTTCTTGCAGAAAGAATATGCGGACCTCCGCCCGAGCACGACGTTTTTGCTTGAGCCAGGTGCGGGGTATACTGGAGGAGAGGTTTTCTTCAGCCAGTATGATCCAGATGCGGCAGAGGATGAACGGCCAAGAAATCTCGTGTTCGTTGGAGCCACCGAAGCTATTTTGATGAGACGAACGGCGCCACCTGGCTTGGCGAGATCGATTAATTTCTTCGTGCTATCAGCGTGCGCTCTTTCGGTTTCAAAAGGATGGCCCACTCAAGGTTTCAAGCATCTCTCGCACACAAGCCATAAAATGGATGAGCACGAGACGGTATCCGGATACATCGAAGCTCATCTAAACCTCGTAAGAAGGCGCCTGCGGGCAAGTGTTGACGAGACTCGCGAGTTTTTTAGAGAGGCATACAACGAGCTGACAAGAACGGTTCAAGAGTGCCCGGCGCTCGACGATTTGATTGCGTCCGCCAGATCGGCCATCAGGCATGCGGAAGTCATTCGGATCAATTCGAAGGCCGACGTGCCTGTTTACGGCCCTCGATTGAACTTCCTCGTGGGAGGGAACATCCTCGGACGCGGCCTAACCATCGATGCTCTCCTAACTACGTACTACATTCGGGAAGCGAAGACTTCTCAGATGGACACGGTGTGGCAACACGCACGCATGTTTGGCTATCGCCAGTCGTACCTTGATCACGTGCGGATCTATCTGCCTCATCGACTAGCCGCCCGTTTCCGCGAGATCCATGAAGCTGAGGAAGCGCTGCGATTGACCGTCGAGGGGGAGAACAACGGCAATACCGTGTTAATACGGGTTCCGCTCGCCTCTCGTCCTACACGGCCGAACGCTTTGGAAGCGGGTGCAGTTCGCACCGTGCAAGCTGGTCGAGATCAGATACATCCCCACTTCTATGCGGAAGATTCCGATGCGGCTGCGCTCGTGCTCGATATCCTTAGAGGGAACGGCGTTCCAATTACAGAAGCTGATCGCCAGAGGCGCGCGACGACCGTCCCGCTGGAGGCCATCAATGCTTTGATCGAGAGCGTTGCAATTTTGGATGATGATCCGGGTCTGTGGGACCTTGAGACAATTGAGGCGCTTCTTCGATCATTCTCGGATCATATGCAGGGCGGAGGCACCGTATATGTTCGCGAGGTGGAAGACACGCTAACGGAGCGCGGATGGTGGCGCGGCCGCCTGAGCGGTCAAGAGATCGCACTCCTCAGAAGAGTATCGCCTCAGGCACCGTCGCTCGCCTTGCTCTATGTCGGTGATCCAGACGAACCAATCGCCTGGTTCCCAACAGTTGTGATGCCGCAAGGCAGCCCGACCTACGTTTTCACGGGCGAGTAA
- a CDS encoding very short patch repair endonuclease, giving the protein MADQLNPQHRSVLMRKVKAKNTRPEMTVRSTAHRLGYRYRLHVKGLPGSPDLVFPSRRKVIFVHGCFWHRHAGCRRASTPSTNVEFWNAKFQRNVARDRQKEVLLKSAGWGVLTIWECEAHDTVRIAQVISEFLQSAKTAGIKQNVSL; this is encoded by the coding sequence ATGGCCGACCAGCTAAATCCCCAGCATCGATCGGTATTGATGCGCAAGGTAAAAGCGAAGAATACGCGGCCTGAAATGACCGTGCGAAGCACCGCGCATCGCCTTGGCTATAGGTACCGCCTTCACGTAAAGGGCCTTCCAGGAAGTCCAGATCTCGTCTTTCCGTCACGAAGGAAAGTGATCTTTGTTCATGGTTGCTTTTGGCATCGTCACGCGGGATGCCGCCGGGCTTCCACGCCAAGTACAAACGTGGAGTTCTGGAACGCAAAATTTCAGAGAAATGTTGCTCGTGACCGCCAGAAAGAGGTGCTGCTTAAGAGCGCCGGCTGGGGCGTACTGACGATCTGGGAATGCGAGGCGCACGACACCGTCAGGATTGCGCAGGTGATTAGCGAATTCTTGCAGAGTGCAAAAACCGCGGGGATTAAGCAGAACGTTTCCTTGTGA
- a CDS encoding helix-turn-helix transcriptional regulator: MESLFTEVIDRLARIEATLASPRKEYLTVEDAADFISISKVLLDEWRCKGGGPAYHKIGRRVVYSVADLRAFASASRVEALR, translated from the coding sequence ATGGAAAGCTTGTTTACAGAGGTGATCGATCGCCTCGCCCGCATCGAGGCAACGCTCGCTTCCCCGCGGAAAGAATACCTGACGGTCGAAGACGCGGCAGACTTCATCAGCATCTCGAAGGTGCTACTGGACGAATGGCGCTGCAAGGGCGGCGGCCCCGCCTATCACAAGATCGGACGCCGCGTCGTCTATTCCGTCGCTGACCTGCGTGCGTTCGCGTCCGCCTCAAGAGTTGAGGCCCTGCGATGA